In Pseudoduganella albidiflava, a single window of DNA contains:
- a CDS encoding energy transducer TonB yields MNKRFMGVLTAVLFAGAASAAEVPASFDAKNCKADYPKASLMNEEQGTVSMSFLVSAGGDVKDSKLDKSSGFKNLDKAAIKSLSACKFKPGSKDGAPAETWAKVDYAWKLD; encoded by the coding sequence ATGAACAAGCGTTTCATGGGTGTACTGACCGCGGTGCTCTTCGCTGGTGCCGCTTCCGCTGCGGAAGTGCCGGCTTCCTTCGATGCCAAGAACTGCAAGGCCGATTATCCGAAGGCATCGCTGATGAACGAAGAACAGGGCACGGTATCGATGTCGTTCCTGGTCTCGGCCGGCGGCGACGTGAAGGATTCCAAGCTCGACAAATCGAGCGGCTTCAAGAACCTGGACAAGGCGGCCATCAAGTCGCTGTCCGCCTGCAAGTTCAAGCCGGGCTCGAAGGATGGCGCACCGGCCGAAACTTGGGCCAAGGTCGACTACGCCTGGAAACTGGACTGA
- a CDS encoding energy transducer TonB: MNKHLITFFAATLVAGAAFASETPASVDARKCKAEYPKASLLNEEQGAVTMAFLVSTSGDVVESKVEKSSGFKNLDKAALKALTACKFTPGKKDGAVAQTWTKVDYVWAL; the protein is encoded by the coding sequence ATGAACAAGCATCTGATCACCTTCTTCGCTGCCACCCTCGTTGCTGGCGCCGCCTTCGCTTCCGAAACCCCGGCATCCGTCGATGCCCGCAAATGCAAGGCCGAATACCCGAAAGCCTCGCTGCTGAACGAAGAGCAGGGCGCGGTCACGATGGCCTTCCTGGTGTCCACGAGCGGTGACGTGGTGGAATCGAAAGTCGAGAAATCGAGTGGCTTCAAGAACCTGGACAAGGCGGCACTGAAGGCGCTGACCGCATGCAAGTTCACGCCGGGCAAGAAAGACGGCGCCGTGGCCCAGACCTGGACCAAGGTCGATTACGTTTGGGCGCTGTAA
- a CDS encoding methyl-accepting chemotaxis protein: MNLSKMKVGSRLALGFALVLVFLVAVTVVGIFRLAQIQDRLDHVVSVNNVVTRLVIDMRNNVADRIGSLRVLTLMSDPADMEPEFARIKEQTAKYQADLQKLEAKFAIEASPEEKKLLAAIKEHEGVAMPAIERASQFWLANDAMSATRVLIKEIRPAQKKWMEALDQLGALEDKVNKESAIDAKEGFNSARNFMIGMGVLAVLLSVAAAIAITRGLLKQLGGEPDYTASIAGSIANGDLSISIDTSGAAKESLLSEMKEMRDSLVGIVSQVRVGTETIGTASREIAAGNIDLSSRTEMQASSLEKTASAMEELTSTVKQNADNAREANQLAASASDVARKGGAVVSQVVDTMSSINESANKIVDIIGVIDGIAFQTNILALNAAVEAARAGEQGRGFAVVASEVRNLAQRSAGAAKEIKALIGDSVEKVERGSKLVGQAGVTMDEVVASVRRVTDIMGEIANASQEQSAGIEQVNRSIIEMDGMTQQNAALVEEAAAAAQSLQDQAGELARVVSIFKLEAGEERAVIEAVSTAAKAVPTTASVKAVAKPAARKPAPAIAAKPAVAKSDTAKPKKTVASAPAGADEWEEF, translated from the coding sequence ATGAATCTTAGCAAAATGAAGGTAGGCAGCCGGCTGGCGCTTGGTTTCGCACTGGTACTGGTGTTCCTGGTGGCCGTGACCGTGGTGGGTATTTTCCGCCTGGCGCAGATCCAGGATCGCCTCGACCACGTTGTTAGCGTTAACAACGTGGTAACGCGCCTGGTGATCGACATGCGCAACAACGTGGCCGACCGCATCGGTTCGCTGCGCGTGCTGACCCTGATGTCCGACCCGGCCGACATGGAACCGGAGTTTGCCCGCATCAAGGAGCAGACCGCCAAGTACCAGGCCGACCTGCAGAAGCTGGAAGCCAAGTTCGCGATCGAAGCATCGCCGGAAGAAAAGAAGCTGCTGGCGGCGATCAAGGAACATGAAGGCGTGGCGATGCCCGCCATCGAGCGCGCTTCGCAGTTCTGGCTGGCCAATGACGCGATGAGCGCCACCCGCGTGCTGATCAAGGAAATCCGTCCTGCGCAGAAGAAGTGGATGGAAGCGCTGGACCAGCTGGGCGCGCTGGAAGACAAGGTCAACAAGGAATCGGCGATCGACGCCAAGGAAGGCTTCAACAGCGCCCGTAACTTCATGATCGGCATGGGCGTGCTGGCCGTGCTGCTGTCGGTGGCCGCCGCGATCGCCATCACCCGTGGCCTGCTGAAGCAGCTGGGCGGCGAGCCGGACTACACGGCGTCGATCGCCGGCAGCATTGCCAACGGCGACCTGTCGATCTCGATCGACACGAGCGGCGCCGCGAAGGAAAGCCTGCTGTCCGAAATGAAGGAAATGCGCGACAGCCTGGTAGGCATCGTCAGCCAGGTGCGCGTGGGTACCGAAACGATCGGCACGGCATCGCGTGAAATCGCCGCCGGCAATATCGACCTGTCGTCCCGCACTGAAATGCAGGCATCGTCGCTGGAAAAGACCGCGTCGGCGATGGAAGAACTGACGTCGACCGTGAAGCAGAACGCCGACAACGCCCGTGAAGCAAACCAGCTGGCCGCCAGCGCCTCCGACGTGGCCCGCAAGGGTGGCGCCGTGGTGTCGCAGGTGGTCGACACGATGAGCTCGATCAACGAGTCCGCCAACAAGATCGTCGACATCATCGGCGTGATCGATGGCATCGCCTTCCAGACCAACATCCTGGCACTGAACGCCGCTGTCGAGGCAGCCCGTGCCGGTGAACAGGGCCGCGGCTTCGCCGTGGTGGCTTCCGAAGTGCGCAACCTGGCCCAGCGTTCGGCCGGCGCCGCGAAGGAAATCAAGGCGCTGATCGGCGACTCCGTCGAGAAGGTGGAGCGCGGTTCGAAGCTGGTCGGCCAGGCCGGCGTGACGATGGATGAAGTGGTGGCTTCGGTGCGCCGCGTGACCGACATCATGGGCGAGATCGCCAACGCCAGCCAGGAACAGAGCGCCGGCATCGAGCAGGTCAACCGCTCGATCATCGAGATGGACGGCATGACCCAGCAGAACGCCGCGCTGGTGGAAGAAGCGGCCGCCGCCGCGCAGAGCCTGCAAGACCAGGCTGGCGAACTGGCCCGCGTGGTATCGATCTTCAAGCTGGAAGCGGGCGAAGAGCGCGCCGTGATCGAAGCCGTGAGCACCGCCGCCAAGGCCGTGCCGACCACGGCCAGCGTCAAGGCGGTTGCCAAGCCTGCCGCCCGCAAGCCGGCTCCGGCCATCGCCGCCAAACCCGCTGTTGCCAAGTCCGATACCGCCAAGCCGAAGAAAACCGTGGCTTCCGCCCCGGCCGGCGCGGACGAGTGGGAAGAATTCTAA
- the dusA gene encoding tRNA dihydrouridine(20/20a) synthase DusA: MMDWTDRHCRVFHRHITKHTWLYTEMVTTGALVYGDVERHLRFNEEEHPVALQLGGSDPKDLATSAKLGEKWGYDEINLNCGCPSERVQKGAFGACLMAEPELVRDCVKAMRDAVSIDVTVKHRIGIDETESYDFVRDFVGTVADAGCTTFIVHARNAILKGLSPKENREIPPLKYEYAYRLKRDFPQFEILINGGIKTEAEIDEHLAHVDGVMLGREAYHNPYLMATFDSKYYGDAAPVKSREEVLRAMMPYIAAQLAKEGGRGLKLNTITRHMLGLMQGLPGARQFRQTLSDSKRLAAGDPGLLLEALRR; the protein is encoded by the coding sequence ATGATGGACTGGACCGACCGCCACTGCCGCGTATTCCATCGCCACATCACGAAGCACACCTGGCTATATACAGAGATGGTGACGACCGGCGCGCTGGTGTACGGCGACGTGGAGCGCCACCTGCGCTTCAACGAGGAAGAACACCCGGTGGCGCTGCAACTAGGCGGCAGCGACCCGAAAGATCTCGCTACGTCGGCGAAACTGGGCGAGAAATGGGGCTATGACGAGATCAACCTGAATTGCGGCTGCCCTTCCGAGCGGGTGCAGAAAGGCGCGTTCGGTGCCTGCCTGATGGCCGAGCCGGAACTGGTGCGCGACTGCGTGAAGGCGATGCGCGACGCGGTATCGATCGACGTGACCGTCAAGCACCGCATCGGCATCGATGAAACCGAAAGCTATGATTTCGTGCGCGATTTCGTCGGCACCGTGGCCGATGCCGGCTGCACCACCTTCATCGTCCATGCCCGCAACGCGATCCTGAAGGGTTTGTCGCCGAAGGAAAACCGTGAGATCCCGCCGCTCAAGTACGAATACGCGTACCGCCTGAAGCGCGATTTCCCGCAGTTCGAGATCCTCATCAACGGCGGCATCAAGACCGAGGCCGAGATCGACGAACACCTGGCACACGTGGATGGCGTGATGCTGGGCCGCGAGGCGTATCACAACCCCTACCTGATGGCCACGTTCGACAGCAAGTATTACGGCGATGCCGCGCCCGTGAAAAGCCGCGAGGAAGTGCTGCGGGCGATGATGCCGTATATCGCCGCGCAGCTGGCGAAGGAGGGCGGCCGCGGGCTGAAACTGAACACGATCACGCGGCACATGCTGGGCCTGATGCAGGGCCTGCCCGGCGCGCGGCAGTTCCGGCAGACGCTGTCGGACTCGAAGCGGCTGGCTGCCGGGGATCCCGGGCTGCTGCTGGAAGCGCTGAGGCGGTAG
- a CDS encoding site-specific integrase: MMALKHQDVRIISKMTVADLIDRYAKEIGTVKPFGKNKAAVLAALRTQLGDTRLPDLTIERLTQHLQARQKAGAGGVTIAIDLTYLGSVLKAAKNLWRLPVDPSVTAGARDNMRYLGLSPKSKERDRRPTADELTKLKAHFKEKLRQRIPMPDLIDFAVATAMRLGEIIALRWQDLDERHRTIIIRDRKHPQEKIGNDQEVPLLGEAFDIVLRQPRNSGEDRIFPVTEGSVSTIFPRACNALGIEDLRFHDLRHEGVSRLFEQRYSIEEVALVSGHRDWKMLSRYLHLRARDLHRHDLQETN; the protein is encoded by the coding sequence ATGATGGCGCTGAAGCACCAAGATGTGCGCATCATATCAAAGATGACGGTGGCTGACCTGATCGATCGATATGCCAAGGAGATTGGCACAGTCAAGCCATTTGGCAAGAACAAGGCTGCCGTGCTGGCGGCCTTGCGTACCCAGCTCGGCGACACGCGTCTTCCAGATCTCACGATTGAGCGGCTAACGCAGCACCTGCAAGCGAGGCAGAAGGCCGGCGCAGGCGGTGTGACGATCGCCATTGATCTGACTTATCTCGGCAGCGTCCTAAAAGCTGCAAAAAATCTTTGGCGTCTCCCGGTCGATCCGAGTGTGACTGCAGGCGCACGAGACAATATGCGTTACCTTGGCTTGTCACCAAAGTCCAAAGAGCGAGATCGCAGGCCCACGGCGGATGAACTGACGAAGCTGAAAGCCCATTTCAAGGAAAAGTTACGGCAGAGAATTCCGATGCCTGACCTTATCGATTTTGCTGTAGCGACCGCAATGCGGCTTGGCGAGATCATCGCGTTACGTTGGCAAGATTTGGACGAAAGGCATCGCACGATCATCATCCGTGACCGCAAGCACCCGCAAGAAAAGATCGGAAACGATCAGGAAGTGCCGCTACTTGGCGAAGCTTTTGATATTGTGCTGCGGCAACCTCGCAATAGCGGAGAAGATCGTATCTTTCCAGTGACAGAGGGAAGTGTCAGCACCATTTTCCCGCGCGCCTGCAATGCGCTAGGAATCGAGGATTTACGTTTTCACGACTTGCGCCATGAAGGAGTATCGAGGCTATTCGAACAACGCTACAGTATTGAAGAGGTGGCTTTGGTATCTGGTCACCGAGATTGGAAAATGTTATCAAGATATTTGCACCTACGGGCTCGCGACTTACACAGGCATGATCTTCAGGAAACAAATTAA